In the genome of Microbacterium paraoxydans, the window GCCGAGCTCGTCGGGGTCCCGAAGATCGTGATCGTCGGTCGCGGTGCCGCCGACGGCCAGGTCGAATTCTGGGACCGTCGCACGGGCGAGCGCGAGGCGGTCTCGGTCGCCGAGGCCGTGGAGCGGCTCTCCGCCACACGCTGACCCCGCGCCCCCGGTCGCTCAGCAGGTGACGCGGCCGTGGTTCATGATGTCGTCGTCCGGGGTGTCTCGGGTCACCAGTGCCTTGAGCGCCCCGGCGGCCATCGCCACCTTGCCCTTCGCCGGTTCCCAGAACTCGGCGACCACCGGGGTCACCGTGAGCAGGGCGATGCCGGGGGTGTCCAGCCCGTCCTCGAACCAGATGTCGAGGGAGGGGGAGTAGAGCTCCTCCATCTTCGCGCGATCGTGGACGATCTCGGCGGTGCCGGCGACGGACACGTAGCGCATGCCCTTGGCGTCGCAGTAGGCGAGACCGACATCGTGGTGACGGCGCGCCTCCTCGACCTTCTCCGTGTCCTCCGCCGTGAAGAACCAGATGGCACCGGCGTCGTCCATCTGCCTGGTCGACATCGGCCGGCTGACGAGGTTCCCGTCCGGGTCGGTGGTGGTGAGCATGGTGAAATCGATGTCCTCCACGAGCTCTTTGATGCGGGCGAGGGCCTCGGGTCCGGTGATCTCTGTCATGTCGCCATCGTGGCGTCATCGCCGACCGAGGGCACGGGCGTTGACACCGTGTCCTGCCCGTGCTGCGGAGCGCGGGGGTGCGGATCCTCGGCGTTGCGTCCCGCCGGCCGGGTGCCGCGTGGGACGCTGGGGGCATGACCGAGGAACCGCTGCCGGCCGCTCTGAGCGACGAGATCAACCATGTGCTGGACGAAGCGGGGGTGTCCTCGGACCGTCGGCTCGTGATGCGGATGCTCCGCACGGCGCTGCTCCTCGGTGAGGACGACACCGACCGCCTCGACCTCAAGATCGCCTCCGCCGCGCTGGCCGAGATGCGCGATGCCTTCCGCCTCTTCGCTCCGTTCCGCGGGGTGCCGAAGGTGACCGTCTTCGGCTCCGCGCGCACCCTCCACGACGACCCGCTGTACCTGCAGGCGCGGGATGTCGCCGCGGCGCTCGCGAGCGACGGCTGGATGGTCGTCACGGGCGCCGGCCCCGGGATCATGCAGGCGGCGGCCGAGGGCGCGGGTCCGGCGCTGTCGCTCGGCGTCTCCATCCGGCTCCCCTTCGAGGAGAAGGCGAACAGCCTCGTCGCGGGAAGCGATCAGGTCGTCGCGATGAAGTACTTCTTCACCCGCAAGCTCATGCTCATCAAGGAGTCGAGCGGCTTCATCTGCCTGCCCGGCGGGTTCGGCACGCTCGACGAGATGTTCGAGCTGCTCACCCTGCAGCAGACCGGGAAGGCCGAGCCGACGCCGATCGTGCTGCTCGATGAGAAGGGCGGATCATTCTGGCAGGGCATGCGGCGCTTCGTCGACGAGCACCTCGCCCCGATGGGGGTGATCTCCCCGGGGGACTTCGATCGCGTCGTCATCACCGACTCGGTCGAGGAGGCCCGCGCCGAGATCACCGGGTTCTGGCGCAACTACGACTCGCTGCGGTGGGTGGGGGACACGCTCGTGCTGCGGCTCAAGGCCGAGCCGACGGACGCCGAGATCGAGGAGCTCAACACCGCCTTCGCCGCACTCCTGTCGACCGGGCGGATCGAGCGCACGGCTCCCCGGTCCCCGGAGGTCGCCGACGACGACCGGCTCGACCTCCCGCGCCTCGCCTTGCACCTGGACCAGCGTCAGGTGGGCAACCTCTTCCGGCTCATCGCCGCCCTCAACGCGCTCCCGTCCGCGCCGAAGCTCTGACCCCGCGACAGGCTCCCACGCGGGATCAGGCTGTTCTCGCGGTGAGCGCCTGCTGTCGCGCGATGGCCTGTCTCCGCGAGGACTGGATGGCCCGGGGGTGCGGCACACGGTATCGTTGTACGGATGTCGCGCGTGCATTCGGGCGCGACGAGAGCTGAATAGGGAGGCCGTCATGGACATCGAACTGAGTCTGCTGCGAGGGATCGAGAAGGAGAAGGCGATCCCGTTCGACGAGCTCGTCTCGATCATCGAGCAGGCGATCCTGACCGCATACTCCAAGCACGTCTCGCCCGACGGTGCCACGCCCGAGGGTGTCCGCGTGCACCTCGACCGCAAGACCGGCCACGTCGCCGTCCTCCAGGTCGTCCGCGACGACGAGGGCGCGATCATCGGCGAAGAGGAGGCGACGCCGGACGACTTCGGGCGCATCGCCGCATTCGCCGCCAAGCAGGTCATCAGCCAGCGCCTCCGGGACATCGCGGACGACGCCGTCCTCGGGGAGTTCAAGGGCAAGGAGGGCGACATCGTCGCCGGCGTGATCCAGCAGGGGCCGAACCCGCGCATGATCCACGTCGACCTCGGCTCCGTCGAGGCGATCCTCCCGCCCGAGGAGCAGGTGCCCGGCGAGGAGTACACGCACGGGTCCCGGCTGCGCGTCTACGTCACCAGCGTCGCCAAGGGGCTCAAGGGTCCGCAGATCACGGTCTCGCGCACGCATCCCGGGCTCGTCCGCAAGCTGTTCGCGCTCGAGGTGCCGGAGATCGCCGCGGGGCTCGTCGAGATCGTGGCGCTCGCCCGCGAGGCGGGCCACCGGACCAAGATCGCGGTCAAGGCGAACGACCCGGCGATCAACGCCAAGGGCGCGTGCATCGGCGAGATGGGGCGCCGTGTGCGGGCCGTCACGGAGGAGCTGGCGGGGGAGAAGATCGACATCGTCGACTACGACGCCGACCTGCCCACGTTCGTGGCGCACGCGCTGTCGCCCGCCAAGGTCACGAGCTCGTTCGTCCTCGACGCGAGCACCAAGGCCGTCCGTGCCCTCGTGCCGGACTACCAGCTGTCGCTCGCCATCGGCAAGGAGGGTCAGAACGCACGTCTGGCCGCCAAGCTCACCGGCGCCAAGATCGACATCCAGCCGGACAGCGTCCTCGACTGAACCCTGTCCGTCCTCGACGCCACGCCCGGTGGCGGCGAGGACGGACGGAACGCAGGTGTAAGATGGAACCCGTACGAACGTGCGTCGGTTGCCGCACGCGTGCTCCCCGCTCCACTCTGCTCAGGGTGGTTGCCCAGAACGACACCCTCGTCCCCGATGAGCGTGCTGTCCTGCCGGGGCGTGGCGCGTGGGTGCATCCGACACCCGAGTGCATGGAAGCCGCTCTGCGGCGTCGAGCTTTCGGAAGAGCACTGCGTGTGACCACTCAGCTGGATACACGGATCTTCGAACAGCACCCACCAAGAAACAAAGGCTGAACAGCTATGGAAACAAAGTGAACGGCTCGAAATGAGACCCGTCCGCGACTAGTGGTCTGCCCTGTCTGGGCAGACCGACCCAGACAGGAGAATTGTGGCTGGTAAACCACGCGTACATGAGATCGCCGCCGAACTCGGCGTCGACAGCAAGGTCGCACTTGCGAAGCTCAAGGAACTCGGCGAGTTCGTGAAGAGCCCGTCCTCGACGGTCGAGCCCCCGGTGGCGCGCAAGCTGCGTGCCGCGATCGAGGCCGACCCGTCCCTCAAGGCGGCCTCCGAGCCCGCTGCGGCGAAGCCCGCCGCGAAGCCGGCACCGAAGTCCTCGGCGCCCACCCCCGGTCCGAAGCCCGGCCCCAAGCCGGGTCCTGCCGCTCCGGCCGCACCCGCCCCGAGCCCGGCGCCCGCCCCCGCGGCGGAGAAGGCTCCGGCGCCGTCGGCGCCCGCGAAGCCGTCGGCTCCGGCTCCGGCCGCACCGTCCTCGGGTGACGGCAACGCGCCGAAGCCCGGCGCGCCCCGCCCCGGCAACAACCCGTTCTCGTCCGCTCAGGGCATGGGCCAGCGTCCCGCCGGTCCTCGTCCCGGCAACAACCCCTTCGCCTCGGCGCAGGGGATGGGCCAGCGGCCGACCCCCGGGAACATCCCGCGCCCGCAGGCGCCCCGTCCCGGCGCTCCGCGCCCGGGTGCCCCTCGTCCCGGCTCGCCGCGACCCGGTGCACCCCGCGGCGGTCAGGGTGGACGTCCCGGTGCTCCGTTCCAGCAGCGTACGGGCGGCCCCGGTCGTCCGGGCGGCGGTGGCGGTCCCGGTGCAGGTCCCCGTCCCGGCGGTGGTTTCGCCGGCCGTCCCGGTGGCGGCGGTGGCCGTGGCCGCGGTCCCGGCGGTGGTACCGCAGGCGCCTTCGGTAAGGGCGGCGGCAAGAGCAAGCAGCGCAAGTCGCGGCGGGCGAAGCGGCAAGAGTTCGAGATGCGGAGCGCCCCGGTCGTCGGTGGCGTCAACGTCACCCGCGGCAACGGGGAGATCATCCGCATGCGTCGCGGCGCGTCCATCGCGGACTTCGCCGACAAGATCGAGTCCCTGACCGGCTACACCGTGCAGCCGGGCACCCTCGTCACGATCCTCTTCAACCTCGGCGAGATGGCCACGGCCACCGAGTCGCTGGATGAGGCCACGTTCGAGGTCCTCGGTGAGGAGCTGGGCTACAAGGTCCAGATGGTCTCGCCCGAGGACGAGGACAAGGAGCTCCTCGAGGGCTTCGGTCTCGACCTCGAGAAGGAGCTGGAGGAGGAGAGCGAGGACGACCTCGAGATCCGTCCCCCGGTGGTCACCGTCATGGGTCACGTGGACCACGGTAAGACCCGCCTTCTCGACGCGATCCGTCAGACCAACGTCATCGAGGGTGAGGCCGGCGGCATCACCCAGCACATCGGTGCCTACCAGGTCTGGACCGAGCACGAGGGCATCGAGCGGGCGATCACGTTCATCGACACCCCCGGTCACGAGGCGTTCACCGCCATGCGTGCCCGTGGTGCGCAGGTCACCGACCTGGCGATCCTGGTGGTCGCGGCCGACGACGGCATCATGCCGCAGACGGTCGAGGCGCTGAACCACGCTCAGGCGGCGAACGTGCCGATCGTGGTCGCGGTGAACAAGGTCGACAAGCCTGAGGCCAACCCGGCCAAGGTGCGTCAGCAGCTCACCGAGTACGGTCTGGTGGCCGAGGAGTACGGTGGCGACGTCATGTTCGTCGACGTGTCGGCCAGGGCGA includes:
- a CDS encoding pyridoxamine 5'-phosphate oxidase family protein, which gives rise to MTEITGPEALARIKELVEDIDFTMLTTTDPDGNLVSRPMSTRQMDDAGAIWFFTAEDTEKVEEARRHHDVGLAYCDAKGMRYVSVAGTAEIVHDRAKMEELYSPSLDIWFEDGLDTPGIALLTVTPVVAEFWEPAKGKVAMAAGALKALVTRDTPDDDIMNHGRVTC
- a CDS encoding LOG family protein, with translation MTEEPLPAALSDEINHVLDEAGVSSDRRLVMRMLRTALLLGEDDTDRLDLKIASAALAEMRDAFRLFAPFRGVPKVTVFGSARTLHDDPLYLQARDVAAALASDGWMVVTGAGPGIMQAAAEGAGPALSLGVSIRLPFEEKANSLVAGSDQVVAMKYFFTRKLMLIKESSGFICLPGGFGTLDEMFELLTLQQTGKAEPTPIVLLDEKGGSFWQGMRRFVDEHLAPMGVISPGDFDRVVITDSVEEARAEITGFWRNYDSLRWVGDTLVLRLKAEPTDAEIEELNTAFAALLSTGRIERTAPRSPEVADDDRLDLPRLALHLDQRQVGNLFRLIAALNALPSAPKL
- the nusA gene encoding transcription termination factor NusA, which encodes MDIELSLLRGIEKEKAIPFDELVSIIEQAILTAYSKHVSPDGATPEGVRVHLDRKTGHVAVLQVVRDDEGAIIGEEEATPDDFGRIAAFAAKQVISQRLRDIADDAVLGEFKGKEGDIVAGVIQQGPNPRMIHVDLGSVEAILPPEEQVPGEEYTHGSRLRVYVTSVAKGLKGPQITVSRTHPGLVRKLFALEVPEIAAGLVEIVALAREAGHRTKIAVKANDPAINAKGACIGEMGRRVRAVTEELAGEKIDIVDYDADLPTFVAHALSPAKVTSSFVLDASTKAVRALVPDYQLSLAIGKEGQNARLAAKLTGAKIDIQPDSVLD
- a CDS encoding YlxR family protein, whose translation is MEPVRTCVGCRTRAPRSTLLRVVAQNDTLVPDERAVLPGRGAWVHPTPECMEAALRRRAFGRALRVTTQLDTRIFEQHPPRNKG
- the infB gene encoding translation initiation factor IF-2, with the translated sequence MAGKPRVHEIAAELGVDSKVALAKLKELGEFVKSPSSTVEPPVARKLRAAIEADPSLKAASEPAAAKPAAKPAPKSSAPTPGPKPGPKPGPAAPAAPAPSPAPAPAAEKAPAPSAPAKPSAPAPAAPSSGDGNAPKPGAPRPGNNPFSSAQGMGQRPAGPRPGNNPFASAQGMGQRPTPGNIPRPQAPRPGAPRPGAPRPGSPRPGAPRGGQGGRPGAPFQQRTGGPGRPGGGGGPGAGPRPGGGFAGRPGGGGGRGRGPGGGTAGAFGKGGGKSKQRKSRRAKRQEFEMRSAPVVGGVNVTRGNGEIIRMRRGASIADFADKIESLTGYTVQPGTLVTILFNLGEMATATESLDEATFEVLGEELGYKVQMVSPEDEDKELLEGFGLDLEKELEEESEDDLEIRPPVVTVMGHVDHGKTRLLDAIRQTNVIEGEAGGITQHIGAYQVWTEHEGIERAITFIDTPGHEAFTAMRARGAQVTDLAILVVAADDGIMPQTVEALNHAQAANVPIVVAVNKVDKPEANPAKVRQQLTEYGLVAEEYGGDVMFVDVSARANTGIQELLDAVLLTADAGLDLTANPNKAARGVAIEAKLDKGRGSVATVLIQSGTLRVGDAIVAGTAYGRVRAMIDENGEIVEAAAPSRPVQVQGLNSVPRAGDVFIVTEEDRMARQIAEKREAVERNAQLAKARKRISLEDFTRALEEGKVESLNLIIKGDVSGAVEALEESLLKIEVDDSVQLRIIHRGVGAITESDVNLATIDNAIIVGFNVRPDTKARERAQREGVDIRFYSVIYNAIEEIESSLKGMLKPEYEEVQSGVAEIREVFRSSKFGNIAGVIVRSGTITRNAKARVIRDGVVIADGLAIESLRRFKDDVTEVRTDYEAGIGLGKYNDIQVGDEIETTEMVEKPRG